One window from the genome of Deinococcus cellulosilyticus NBRC 106333 = KACC 11606 encodes:
- a CDS encoding AI-2E family transporter — protein sequence MLQAFQDVWRSPWTRVAVFVLLVYVLWGWLHTLASVLIMVSLAYLMAYLFNPLLDVLQKRGVRRGMGILMVLCILAGMVALLVFMLVAVFQQLTEFVGRLPEILQSGNELVQSTLRRIRGMSDVPMVQQYTRELSTLWKDNVAALSQNGLKYLQGLLQQSGSLVVSFTSTLVQVIFTVILSIYFMADYQRINQSLVRFFPERWQPRIRSLSEQFGTAVGGYLRGQFTIALLEGTLIWIGLALSGVPNALTLGFIAGLFGMVPYLGVIVSIVPALLLALSVGWTQVGLVIVVFVIANQIEGNLLSPWVLGRTTNLHPLTVLISLLVGVELMGIWGTLLAVPLAALLKLLLQNYYYPSRLYRSVDVKILPAENQNL from the coding sequence ATGCTTCAGGCTTTTCAGGACGTGTGGCGCAGCCCCTGGACGCGGGTTGCCGTATTTGTTTTGCTGGTTTACGTGCTCTGGGGATGGCTGCACACGCTGGCCTCTGTGCTGATCATGGTCTCTCTGGCGTACCTGATGGCCTACCTGTTCAATCCACTGCTGGATGTGCTGCAGAAACGCGGGGTGAGGCGTGGGATGGGCATCCTGATGGTGCTGTGCATCCTGGCGGGAATGGTTGCGCTGCTGGTCTTCATGCTGGTGGCGGTTTTTCAGCAGCTCACCGAATTTGTGGGTCGCCTCCCCGAGATTCTGCAATCGGGCAATGAGCTGGTGCAGTCCACCCTGCGCCGCATTCGGGGCATGAGCGATGTGCCGATGGTGCAGCAGTACACCCGCGAACTCTCCACCCTCTGGAAGGACAATGTGGCGGCCCTGTCCCAGAATGGTCTGAAATACCTGCAAGGGCTCTTGCAGCAATCAGGATCACTGGTGGTCAGTTTCACCAGCACGTTGGTGCAGGTCATTTTCACGGTGATCCTCTCCATTTATTTCATGGCGGATTACCAGCGCATCAACCAGTCTCTGGTGCGTTTCTTTCCTGAACGCTGGCAGCCCCGGATTCGCTCCCTCAGCGAGCAGTTCGGCACCGCAGTGGGAGGCTACCTGCGCGGACAGTTCACCATTGCCCTGCTGGAAGGCACCCTGATCTGGATTGGGCTGGCCCTGAGTGGGGTGCCCAATGCACTTACCCTGGGATTCATTGCAGGCCTCTTCGGGATGGTGCCCTACCTGGGGGTGATTGTTTCCATTGTCCCTGCACTGCTGCTGGCCCTGTCGGTGGGCTGGACGCAGGTGGGACTGGTGATTGTGGTGTTTGTGATCGCCAACCAGATTGAAGGAAACCTGCTGTCCCCCTGGGTGCTGGGCCGCACCACCAACCTGCACCCCCTCACCGTGCTGATCAGTTTGCTGGTTGGGGTGGAACTGATGGGCATCTGGGGCACCCTGCTTGCTGTTCCGCTGGCCGCCCTGCTGAAGTTGCTGCTGCAAAATTACTATTATCCCAGCCGCCTCTACCGCTCGGTGGATGTGAAGATCCTTCCTGCCGAAAACCAGAACCTGTGA
- the rplI gene encoding 50S ribosomal protein L9 produces the protein MSSVKVILLEPQAKLGKAGEVVNVKAGYARNFLVPQGLALPATASNMKTLEARIKSKEKQLAALKSEAEKLAEELKDLSVTLHVKAGEGKIYGAVTNSDVAEAVNAQTGKSLDRHKFVMPKAIKETGEYEVSYKAHHDVSIPVKLVITAH, from the coding sequence ATGAGCAGCGTCAAGGTCATTCTGCTGGAACCCCAGGCCAAACTGGGCAAAGCCGGTGAAGTGGTCAACGTCAAAGCTGGCTACGCTCGCAACTTCCTGGTTCCCCAGGGCCTTGCTCTGCCTGCCACCGCAAGCAACATGAAGACCCTGGAAGCCCGCATCAAGTCCAAGGAGAAGCAACTCGCTGCTCTGAAGTCTGAAGCCGAGAAGCTTGCCGAGGAACTCAAGGATCTGTCCGTCACCCTGCACGTCAAGGCAGGCGAAGGCAAGATCTACGGTGCAGTCACCAACAGTGACGTGGCCGAGGCTGTGAACGCCCAGACCGGCAAGAGCCTGGACCGCCACAAGTTTGTGATGCCCAAAGCCATCAAGGAAACCGGCGAGTACGAAGTGAGCTACAAAGCCCACCACGACGTGTCCATTCCTGTCAAACTCGTCATCACTGCCCACTAA
- the rpsR gene encoding 30S ribosomal protein S18: protein MTEKKPRPKGPKRPRKPKVDPFAIGELEITDYKDVKMLRRFVSDTGKILPRRRTGLSAKNQRRLSGTIKIARQLALIPYTEKLVRK, encoded by the coding sequence ATGACCGAGAAGAAACCCCGTCCAAAAGGACCCAAGCGTCCCCGTAAGCCAAAGGTTGATCCCTTTGCCATCGGTGAGCTGGAAATCACGGACTACAAAGATGTCAAAATGCTCCGCCGTTTCGTGAGCGACACCGGCAAAATCCTGCCCCGTCGCCGCACCGGCCTGAGCGCCAAGAACCAGCGCCGTCTGTCTGGCACCATCAAGATTGCCCGCCAGCTGGCCCTGATCCCCTACACCGAGAAGCTGGTGCGCAAATGA
- a CDS encoding single-stranded DNA-binding protein has translation MARGMNHVFFVGALARDPELRYTPNGTPVCDLTIAGEDQVLGSDGQTRSLPWYHRVGLMGKPAETAAEQFKAGSAVAVEGSMEQRSWDDAASGQKRSMISIKALRVDGVSRPESDLVRDSGGGFRLQNALNEAVLVGNLGRKPELRYTPSGDAVVGFSIAVSESWKGRDGNWQEKTHWLDINAWRELAELVANLDKGDSVLVHGRIKNETWTDRDGQKRNSTKVEATRVEALTRGPAPSGAVGTTQPAAQKAYGNAGNAAKAAGTQSRSLDIDEGLDNFPPEEEDLPF, from the coding sequence ATGGCTCGAGGAATGAATCACGTCTTTTTTGTTGGAGCACTCGCTCGCGACCCCGAACTGCGTTACACCCCCAACGGCACCCCCGTTTGCGATCTGACCATTGCTGGCGAAGATCAGGTTTTAGGATCTGACGGCCAGACCCGCAGCCTCCCCTGGTACCACCGGGTGGGACTGATGGGCAAACCCGCCGAAACCGCCGCTGAACAGTTCAAAGCTGGCAGCGCTGTGGCCGTCGAGGGAAGCATGGAACAGCGCAGCTGGGATGACGCTGCCAGTGGGCAGAAACGCAGCATGATCAGCATCAAGGCACTGCGCGTGGATGGGGTTTCCCGTCCTGAGTCGGACCTGGTGCGGGACAGTGGCGGTGGCTTCCGTCTGCAGAATGCCCTCAATGAGGCTGTTCTGGTCGGCAACCTTGGTCGGAAACCCGAACTGAGGTACACCCCCAGTGGTGACGCTGTGGTGGGTTTTTCCATCGCAGTCAGTGAATCCTGGAAGGGCCGGGACGGAAACTGGCAGGAAAAGACGCACTGGCTGGACATCAACGCCTGGCGAGAACTCGCCGAGCTGGTGGCCAACCTGGACAAAGGGGATTCGGTGCTCGTTCACGGTCGCATCAAGAACGAAACCTGGACCGACCGTGATGGACAGAAACGCAACTCTACAAAAGTAGAAGCGACTCGCGTCGAAGCTTTAACTCGAGGTCCGGCTCCATCTGGTGCAGTCGGAACCACCCAGCCCGCAGCCCAGAAAGCCTATGGGAATGCAGGCAACGCAGCGAAAGCAGCAGGGACCCAATCGAGAAGCTTGGATATTGATGAAGGCTTGGATAATTTTCCACCAGAGGAAGAAGATCTTCCCTTCTAA
- the rpsF gene encoding 30S ribosomal protein S6, producing MTQYDLNLILNPNLSSEQVLTEKEYVEATVKNAGAEIVKMDEIGNRRLAYPIQKDREGYYVYYTIKASGNPLTTIGDVLRLRDHVRRVVLVKDRPEWKTKKA from the coding sequence ATGACCCAGTATGATCTCAACCTGATCCTGAACCCCAACCTGAGCAGTGAGCAGGTCCTGACCGAGAAAGAGTACGTGGAGGCCACCGTCAAGAACGCCGGAGCTGAAATCGTCAAAATGGACGAAATCGGCAACCGCCGCCTCGCCTACCCCATCCAGAAGGACCGCGAAGGGTACTACGTGTACTACACCATCAAGGCCAGCGGCAACCCCCTCACCACCATTGGTGACGTTCTGCGCCTGCGCGACCACGTCCGCCGTGTGGTGCTCGTGAAGGACCGTCCCGAGTGGAAAACCAAAAAGGCGTAA
- a CDS encoding response regulator, with translation MPTVLVVDDEASILQLIKMTLERAGYEVMTASSAFAALELLRNQVPDIIVSDLAMPSMNGLSFLQVVREEMKITHVPFVFLSSHAEIQHIRAGLGSGADDYLAKPFDRQELLDAIELRLKRVQEFKASPEPSVLMQIYALNKSVVMYQKEVVTWASRKACELFYFLLEKGQVSSWEAAEALWPEKDEERASSLFHTTLHRLRKSLYPEVIATNNRRYFIDPKLSLEYDVRNYIQLAQKALSNAQNFDLLQQAVNTYGTFLPDFDSDWCADRRAELMEMQLRLLLSLAEGYEQGSQLRLAANAYQQTVQLDPLQDSAWDGLARTLTSLKDPHAPRAAKREPWWATSDF, from the coding sequence ATGCCAACAGTCCTGGTCGTGGATGATGAAGCGTCCATCCTGCAACTGATTAAAATGACCCTGGAACGGGCCGGGTATGAAGTGATGACGGCCAGCAGTGCCTTCGCTGCCCTGGAACTCCTGCGCAATCAGGTGCCAGACATCATCGTTTCAGATCTGGCGATGCCCTCCATGAACGGTCTCAGCTTCCTGCAAGTGGTGCGGGAAGAGATGAAAATCACCCATGTTCCCTTTGTGTTTCTCTCCAGCCATGCGGAAATCCAGCACATCCGCGCCGGGCTGGGCAGCGGGGCAGACGATTACCTGGCCAAACCCTTTGACCGCCAGGAACTTCTGGACGCCATTGAATTGCGCCTCAAACGGGTGCAGGAATTCAAGGCCTCACCAGAGCCCAGCGTGCTCATGCAGATCTACGCCCTCAACAAGTCGGTGGTGATGTACCAGAAGGAAGTGGTGACCTGGGCCTCCAGAAAAGCCTGTGAGCTGTTCTACTTCCTGCTGGAAAAAGGTCAGGTGTCCAGCTGGGAAGCTGCAGAGGCCCTGTGGCCTGAAAAAGACGAGGAACGGGCCAGCAGCCTGTTTCACACCACCCTGCACCGCCTCAGGAAATCCCTGTACCCCGAGGTGATTGCCACCAACAACCGCAGGTATTTCATTGACCCCAAACTGTCCCTGGAATACGACGTCCGCAATTACATTCAGCTGGCCCAGAAGGCCCTGTCCAACGCACAGAACTTTGACCTGCTGCAGCAGGCCGTGAACACCTACGGCACTTTCCTCCCTGACTTTGACTCGGACTGGTGCGCAGACCGCCGGGCAGAACTGATGGAAATGCAGCTCAGGCTTCTGCTCAGCCTTGCAGAGGGGTACGAACAGGGTTCTCAACTTCGTCTCGCTGCAAACGCCTACCAGCAGACGGTTCAGCTTGATCCCCTGCAGGACAGTGCATGGGATGGTCTGGCCCGCACCCTCACCTCCCTGAAAGATCCGCACGCTCCCAGAGCAGCAAAACGCGAACCCTGGTGGGCCACCAGTGACTTTTGA
- a CDS encoding response regulator transcription factor, protein MEKRILIIEDNPDITNIVTYELERSGYQVLAAPDGVSGLTMAREQNPDLVILDLGLPDFDGAEIARRLRKTSSVPIIILTALDAVDRKVNLLEAGADDYLTKPFHADELIARVRVQLRHQQQGEVIAIGKLEIHPQKRLCQYAGQEVRLSPKEFDLLAFLARQPGRVYSREEIEREVWNGELPSNSNVVDVHMANMRAKLRDLDGYGLIRTVRGIGYALKTP, encoded by the coding sequence ATGGAAAAACGCATCCTGATCATTGAGGACAATCCTGACATCACCAACATCGTCACCTACGAGTTGGAGCGTTCAGGATACCAGGTTCTGGCTGCTCCCGACGGGGTCAGCGGACTCACCATGGCAAGAGAACAGAATCCCGATCTGGTGATTCTGGATCTGGGCCTTCCTGATTTTGATGGGGCCGAGATCGCCCGTCGTCTACGCAAGACCAGCAGTGTGCCGATCATCATCCTGACGGCACTTGACGCTGTGGACCGCAAGGTCAACCTGCTGGAAGCTGGAGCAGACGACTACCTCACCAAACCCTTCCATGCCGATGAACTGATTGCCCGCGTTCGCGTGCAGCTCAGGCACCAGCAACAGGGCGAAGTGATTGCCATTGGCAAACTGGAGATCCACCCACAGAAGCGGCTGTGCCAGTACGCTGGTCAGGAAGTGCGCCTCTCTCCCAAAGAATTTGATCTGCTGGCCTTCCTTGCCCGCCAGCCTGGACGTGTGTATTCCCGTGAGGAAATCGAGCGTGAAGTGTGGAACGGCGAACTGCCCTCCAACAGCAATGTGGTGGACGTGCACATGGCCAACATGCGTGCCAAACTGCGTGACCTCGATGGTTACGGCCTGATCCGCACGGTTCGTGGCATCGGCTATGCCCTGAAAACCCCCTGA
- a CDS encoding HAMP domain-containing sensor histidine kinase, producing MLSIRARNILLVSALTLLVILVGTSAAYIAMFYGLKTQEATQLQQDAELISQVYQSGLSGRQTGGLLVDVYDPESGDRIYQSDIPALTLSDLQQKNEPVLQRSYAGRNYLIALQPTEFAGADFTLAVRKDITYLQTVARDALTVLAGVVLGMLIISIAAVYVVTRTALAPLVDVSRQTRAINENNLKPIEYQGADDELGLLVGTLNRTLNRLGEAIHQQKVLLAEASHELRTPLTAISGYLRRAEREVPEEQKQYIRDAARVSESMTRLVNDLLQLSRGEIQQSYTPHFIELDEQLQDLSRDFPGLEVETSGILELIGDPERLMQVWRNLVSNAVRASGDIQKVHIAATRIKDTLRVEVIDHGPGITDEEKEKIFQKFYRGKHSGSSGLGLTIVAQIIRMHQGNIQVLDTPGGGATFRVELPALEEE from the coding sequence ATGCTGAGCATCCGCGCAAGAAACATTCTGCTGGTCAGTGCCCTCACTTTGCTGGTGATTCTGGTGGGCACCAGTGCCGCCTACATCGCCATGTTTTACGGCCTCAAGACTCAGGAGGCCACCCAGCTTCAGCAGGACGCCGAACTGATCAGTCAGGTGTACCAGAGTGGCCTGTCTGGACGCCAGACGGGCGGATTGCTGGTGGATGTGTATGATCCCGAGAGTGGGGACCGCATCTACCAGAGCGACATTCCAGCCCTCACCCTGTCTGATTTGCAGCAGAAAAATGAGCCCGTGCTGCAACGAAGTTATGCAGGCCGCAATTACCTGATTGCTTTGCAACCCACTGAATTTGCCGGAGCCGATTTCACGCTGGCGGTGCGCAAGGACATCACCTACCTGCAAACCGTTGCCAGAGATGCCCTCACGGTGCTTGCAGGCGTGGTGCTCGGGATGCTGATCATTTCCATTGCTGCCGTGTACGTGGTGACCCGCACTGCACTGGCTCCTCTGGTGGATGTGTCACGCCAGACCCGCGCCATCAACGAGAACAACCTCAAGCCCATCGAATACCAGGGGGCAGACGATGAACTGGGTTTGCTGGTGGGGACCCTCAACCGGACCCTCAACCGCCTCGGGGAAGCCATTCACCAGCAAAAGGTCCTGCTTGCAGAGGCCAGTCACGAACTGCGCACCCCCCTCACCGCCATCAGCGGATACCTGCGACGCGCAGAACGCGAGGTTCCAGAAGAGCAGAAGCAATACATCCGGGATGCGGCCCGCGTCTCGGAAAGCATGACCCGACTGGTGAACGACCTCCTGCAACTGTCCAGAGGGGAAATTCAGCAGTCCTACACCCCTCACTTCATTGAACTCGATGAGCAACTGCAGGACCTCTCCAGAGATTTTCCCGGGCTGGAAGTGGAAACCAGTGGCATTCTGGAACTGATTGGTGACCCTGAGCGCCTGATGCAGGTGTGGCGCAACCTGGTCAGCAATGCTGTCCGGGCCTCAGGAGACATCCAGAAGGTCCACATTGCGGCGACCCGCATCAAGGACACCCTGAGGGTGGAGGTCATTGACCACGGACCTGGAATCACCGACGAGGAAAAAGAAAAAATCTTCCAGAAGTTCTACCGGGGCAAGCACTCCGGCAGCAGCGGACTGGGCCTGACCATCGTGGCGCAGATCATCCGCATGCACCAGGGAAACATTCAGGTGCTGGACACCCCCGGAGGAGGGGCCACCTTCCGGGTGGAACTGCCTGCACTGGAAGAGGAGTAA
- a CDS encoding bifunctional transcriptional activator/DNA repair enzyme AdaA gives MSSDLQQYEALRRHDLQDVLIGVRYLLVYYTPEQLRLLPSPEDLVFFRSVAEAEGAGYRPIPESLHLTERIAELLLAEPELTVQGLAERLDQTAHQVIRAFKKHTGMTPKQFAQLQKLERFREMLSEGQSITRSLYDAGFESLRALYERSSGFLGMQPRVYQQGGKDMTIAYETFETPFGLMLLAVTDLGVCSLQFGTFEDLLADLRQEYPKATLIEDASRTALYREAVLAYLRGETQTVEVALDVRGTDFQWKVWQALRRIPFGETRSYAQLASLIGEPKAVRAVAGACASNRLALIVPCHRIVRGDGSLSGYRWGPDRKREILDWEKR, from the coding sequence ATGTCCAGTGACCTTCAGCAGTACGAAGCCCTGAGACGGCACGATTTGCAGGACGTTTTGATCGGGGTGAGGTACCTCCTGGTCTACTACACCCCTGAGCAGTTGCGCCTGCTGCCCAGTCCAGAAGATCTGGTGTTTTTCAGGTCGGTGGCAGAGGCAGAAGGTGCAGGGTATCGGCCCATCCCGGAGTCTTTGCACCTGACCGAACGCATTGCGGAATTGCTGCTGGCGGAGCCTGAACTCACGGTGCAGGGACTGGCTGAACGCCTCGATCAGACGGCCCATCAGGTGATCCGGGCGTTCAAGAAGCACACCGGAATGACCCCGAAGCAGTTTGCCCAGTTGCAGAAGCTGGAAAGGTTCAGGGAAATGCTCTCTGAAGGCCAGAGCATCACCCGCAGCCTGTATGACGCTGGATTCGAATCCCTGCGTGCCCTGTACGAACGCAGCAGCGGATTTCTGGGAATGCAGCCGAGAGTCTACCAGCAGGGAGGAAAAGACATGACCATCGCTTATGAGACTTTTGAGACCCCTTTTGGCCTGATGCTGCTTGCTGTGACGGATCTGGGGGTGTGCAGCCTGCAATTCGGCACCTTTGAGGACCTGCTTGCTGATCTGCGCCAGGAATACCCGAAAGCGACCCTGATCGAGGACGCCTCCCGCACGGCACTTTACCGGGAAGCTGTTCTGGCCTACCTGAGGGGAGAGACCCAGACTGTGGAGGTTGCCCTGGATGTGCGGGGAACAGACTTCCAGTGGAAAGTCTGGCAGGCTTTGCGACGAATTCCTTTTGGCGAAACCCGTTCTTACGCACAGCTTGCTTCTCTGATTGGTGAACCCAAAGCGGTGCGTGCAGTGGCTGGAGCCTGCGCCAGCAACCGCCTGGCCCTGATTGTTCCATGCCACCGCATTGTGCGGGGGGATGGTTCGCTCAGCGGTTACCGCTGGGGTCCAGACCGCAAAAGGGAGATTCTGGACTGGGAAAAGCGGTAA